One window from the genome of Eucalyptus grandis isolate ANBG69807.140 chromosome 7, ASM1654582v1, whole genome shotgun sequence encodes:
- the LOC120295292 gene encoding ATP synthase subunit beta, chloroplastic has product MRINPTTSGPGVSTLEKKNLGRISQIIGPVLDVAFPPGKMPNIYNALVVKGRDTIGQEINVTCEVQQLLGNNRVRAVAMSATDGLMRGMEVIDTGAPLSVPVGGATLGRIFNVLGEPVDDLGPVDTRTTSPIHRSAPAFIQLDTKLSIFETGIKVVDLLAPYRRGGKIGLFGGAGVGKTVLIMELINNIAKAHGGVSVFGGVGERTREGNDLYMEMKESGVINEQNIAESKVALVYGQMNEPPGARMRVGLTALTMAEYFRDVNEQDVLLFIDNIFRFVQAGSEVSALLGRMPSAVGYQPTLSTEMGTLQERITSTKEGSITSIQAVYVPADDLTDPAPATTFAHLDATTVLSRGLAAKGIYPAVDPLDSTSTMLQPRIVGEEHYETAQRVKQTLQRYKELQDIIAILGLDELSEEDRLTVARARKIERFLSQPFFVAEVFTGSPGKYVGLAETIRGFKLILSGELDGLPEQAFYLVGNIDEATAKATNLEMESKLKK; this is encoded by the coding sequence atgagaATCAATCCTACTACTTCGGGTCCTGGAGTTTCcacacttgaaaaaaaaaacctgggACGTATCTCTCAAATCATTGGTCCGGTACTCGATGTAGCCTTTCCCCCGGGCAAGATGCCTAATATTTATAACGCTCTGGTAGTTAAAGGTCGAGATACTATCGGTCAAGAAATTAATGTGACTTGTGAGGTACAGCAATTATTAGGAAATAATCGAGTTAGAGCTGTAGCTATGAGTGCTACAGATGGTCTAATGAGAGGAATGGAAGTGATTGACACAGGAGCTCCTCTAAGTGTTCCAGTCGGCGGAGCGACTCTCGGCCGAATTTTCAACGTGCTTGGAGAACCTGTTGATGATTTAGGACCTGTAGATACTCGTACAACATCTCCTATTCATAGATCTGCGCCCGCCTTTATCCAGTTAGATacaaaattatctatttttgaaacaggAATTAAAGTAGTAGATCTTTTAGCCCCTTATCGGCGTGGAGGAAAAATAGGACTATTCGGGGGGGCTGGAGTGGGTAAAACAGTACTCATTATGGAATTGATCAACAACATTGCTAAAGCTCATGGGGGGGTATCCGTATTTGGAGGAGTAGGTGAACGTACTCGtgaaggaaatgatctttaCATGGAAATGAAAGAATCTGGAGTAATTAATGAACAAAATATTGCAGAATCTAAGGTCGCTCTAGTCTACGGTCAGATGAATGAACCCCCCGGAGCTCGTATGAGAGTTGGTTTGACTGCCCTAACTATGGCGGAATATTTCCGAGATGTTAATGAACAAGACGTACTTCTATTTATCGACAATATCTTCCGTTTCGTCCAAGCAGGATCTGAGGTATCCGCCTTATTGGGTAGAATGCCTTCTGCTGTGGGTTATCAACCTACCCTTAGTACCGAAATGGGTACTTTACAAGAAAGAATTACTTCTACCAAAGAGGGATCCATAACTTCTATTCAAGCAGTTTATGTACCTGCGGACGATTTAACCGACCCTGCTCCTGCCACGACATTTGCACATTTAGATGCTACGACCGTACTATCAAGAGGATTAGCTGCTAAAGGTATCTATCCAGCAGTAGATCCTTTAGATTCAACGTCAACTATGCTCCAACCTCGAATCGTTGGTGAGGAACATTATGAAACTGCACAAAGAGTTAAGCAAACTTTACAACGTTACAAAGAACTTCAGGACATTATAGCTATCCTTGGGTTGGACGAATTATCTGAAGAGGATCGCTTAACCGTAGCAAGAGCACGAAAAATTGAGCGTTTCTTATCCCAACCCTTTTTCGTAGCAGAAGTATTTACCGGTTCCCCGGGGAAATATGTTGGTCTAGCAGAAACAATTAGAGGGTTTAAATTGATCCTTTCCGGAGAATTAGATGGTCTTCCTGAACAAGCCTTTTATTTGGTAGGTAACATCGATGAAGCTACTGCGAAGGCTACGAACTTAGAAATGGAGAGTAAATTGAAGAAATGA